A DNA window from Anas acuta chromosome 4, bAnaAcu1.1, whole genome shotgun sequence contains the following coding sequences:
- the ELMOD2 gene encoding ELMO domain-containing protein 2 — protein MLLQLWGLLYSSYVRFWLKWVVRLLTGKCELQRVLHGQKEGARRTLGIEHSLGSSKNKVLRNALHVDEAEVEKCVKDVMKEKKIEQKDIRFKTNLHISLLQITGYKKLYLNVENLRKVPYDSDNEEHEEQLIELWNLLMPHENLKARITKQWCDIGFQGDDPKTDFRGMGLLGLVNLVYFSKHYTNEARQILSRSNHPKLGYSYAIVGINLTEMAYSLLKSGDLKPHLYNVVSGLPQMEHFHQFYCYLVYEFDKFWFEEEPESIMHFNQYREKFHEKIKGLLLDYDAVLTLGDKKKP, from the exons ATGTTGTTGCAGCTGTGGGGGCTCCTGTACAGCAGCTACGTGCGGTTCTGGCTCAAGTGGGTCGTGAGGCTGCTCACCGGCAAGTGCGAGCTGCAGCGCGTCCTGCACGGCCAGAAGGAGGGGGCGCGGAGGACGCTCGGCATCG AGCATTCACTGGGATCATCAAAGAACAAG GTTTTAAGAAATGCTCTACATGTTGATGAAGCCGAAGTGGAGAAGTGTGTCAAAGatgtaatgaaagaaaagaaaattgaacaAAAGGATATCAG GTTTAAGACAAATTTGCATATATCCTTGCTACAGATAACAGGTTATAAAAAACTTTACTTGAATGTGGAAAATCTGAGGAAGGTCCCGTATGATTCAGATAATGAAGAACATGAGGAACAGTTAATTGAg CTTTGGAATTTGCTGATGCCTCATGAAAATCTGAAGGCCAGAATCACCAAGCAGTGGTGTGACATCGGCTTCCAAGGTGATGACCCCAAAACAGACTTCAGAGGGATGGGCCTGCTGGGATTAGTGAATCTGGT GTATTTTAGTAAGCATTACACCAATGAAGCTCGTCAGATCCTCTCTCGTTCAAATCACCCAAAGCTGGG ATATTCTTATGCAATTGTTGGAATTAATCTGACTGAAATGGCATACAGCTTACTTAAGAGTGGTGATTTAAAACCTCATCTGTACAACGTAGTCTCTGGATTGCCACAAATGGAACATTTCCATCAATTTTACT gttatCTGGTTTATGAGTTTGACAAGTTCTGGTTTGAAGAAGAACCAGAAAGTATTATGCACTTCAACCAGTACAGAGAAAAATTCCATGAAAAAATTAAGGGTCTTCTACTGGATTATGATGCGGTATTAACCTTGGGAGATAAAAAGAAACCTTAA